The following coding sequences are from one Microtus pennsylvanicus isolate mMicPen1 chromosome 1, mMicPen1.hap1, whole genome shotgun sequence window:
- the LOC142842664 gene encoding LOW QUALITY PROTEIN: olfactory receptor 5T9-like (The sequence of the model RefSeq protein was modified relative to this genomic sequence to represent the inferred CDS: substituted 1 base at 1 genomic stop codon), producing the protein MEXLASAMDGHKIPLQNVTEATMFILLGFTDDFEMQVLLFLLFLAIYLFTLIGNFGLVVLVIGDSRLHNPMYYFLSVLSFLDACYSTVVTPKMLVNFLEEDKSISFLGCATQMLLFVTLGTTECFLLAAMAYDRYAAIYNPLLYAVNMSPRVYVTLIIASYSGGVLHGTIHTVATFSLSFCRSNEIRHVFCDIPPLLALSCSDTHTNELLLLYLVGLIEIITILIVLISYGFILFAILNMHSAESRRKVFSTCGSHLTGVSIYHGTILFSYMRPSSRYASSHDMVVSIFYTIVIPMLNPIIYSLRNKDVKEAMKKLWRKFCL; encoded by the coding sequence atggaatGATTAGCATCAGCTATGGATGGCCACAAGATTCCCTTACAGAATGTGACAGAAGCTACCATGTTTATACTCTTGGGCTTCACAGATGACTTTGAAATGCAGGTCCTCCTATTTTTACTGTTTCTTGCTATCTATCTTTTCACTCTGATAGGAAACTTTGGACTGGTGGTTTTGGTCATTGGGGATTCTCGATTACACAACCCCATGTACTACTTCCTTAGTGTTTTGTCTTTCTTGGATGCCTGTTATTCTACAGTTGTTACCCCCAAAATGTTGGTCAACTTCCTGGAAGAAGATAAATCCATCTCATTCCTTGGATGTGCAACACAGATGCTTCTCTTTGTTACGTTAGGGACCACAGAATGCTTTTTGTTGGCAGCAATGGCATATGACCGCTATGCAGCCATCTACAATCCACTTCTGTATGCAGTGAACATGTCACCCAGAGTCTATGTGACACTCATTATAGCTTCCTATTCTGGCGGAGTTCTGCATGGTACTATACACACAGTGGCCACTTTCAGTCTGTCCTTCTGCAGATCTAATGAAATTAGGCATGTCTTCTGTGATATTCCACCATTGCTTGCTCTTTCTTGTTCTGATACACACACGAATGAGCTTCTACTCTTATACTTGGTGGGCTTGATTGAGATCATTACCATCCTGATTGTTCTCATCTCCTATGGATTCATTCTCTTTGCCATTCTGAACATGCACTCTGCTGAGAGTAGAAGAAAAGTGTTCTCTACATGTGGCTCCCACCTCACTGGAGTGTCTATTTACCATGGTACAATCCTCTTTAGTTATATGAGGCCAAGTTCCAGATATGCGTCAAGCCATGACATGGTAGTGTCAATATTTTACACAATTGTGATTCCCATGCTGAATCCCATCATCTACAGTCTAAGGAACAAAGATGTAAAAGAGGCAATGAAGAAATTGTGGAGAAAATTTTGTCTATAA